From a region of the Methylomonas rapida genome:
- the hslO gene encoding Hsp33 family molecular chaperone HslO yields the protein MKQQDCLRRFLFEEHGVRGEWVRLERSWQEAKQHQVLVNEVVESQLGQVLAATVLLSATIKFKGAMIMQIQGNGQVTALVAQVTNERKVRCLARSENSVTDTSLQKMMGEGSRLVLTVESDKAEPYQGIVGVAEDDLAGVLKTYFAQSEQLDTRLWLVANGTQAAGLFIQELPSEKHEREDWRRIEMLADTVTAEEMLTLDCEELLHRLFHEEKVRLYEPEPVEFQCNCSRQKIGGTLLALGQSELNAILKERDRIEVDCQFCGAQYHFDRIDVQNLLVNAVANDNDSPTRH from the coding sequence ATGAAACAACAAGATTGTCTGAGACGCTTTTTATTCGAAGAACACGGGGTGCGCGGGGAATGGGTCCGTCTGGAACGCAGCTGGCAAGAGGCCAAACAACATCAGGTGCTGGTGAATGAGGTGGTCGAGTCGCAGCTCGGGCAAGTGTTGGCGGCGACGGTGTTGCTATCGGCGACCATCAAGTTCAAGGGCGCGATGATCATGCAGATTCAGGGCAATGGGCAAGTAACGGCGCTGGTGGCGCAAGTGACCAACGAGCGTAAAGTGCGTTGTCTGGCGCGCAGCGAAAACAGCGTAACGGACACTTCATTGCAGAAGATGATGGGGGAGGGTAGTCGTTTGGTGCTGACGGTGGAATCCGATAAAGCCGAGCCTTACCAAGGCATCGTCGGCGTGGCGGAAGACGATTTGGCGGGCGTGTTGAAAACCTATTTCGCGCAGTCGGAGCAACTCGATACCCGTTTATGGCTGGTTGCCAACGGGACTCAGGCGGCCGGCTTGTTCATTCAAGAACTGCCGAGTGAGAAACATGAGAGAGAGGATTGGCGGCGCATAGAAATGCTGGCGGATACCGTGACGGCGGAAGAAATGCTGACCCTGGATTGCGAAGAATTATTGCATCGCTTGTTCCATGAGGAAAAAGTCAGATTGTATGAGCCCGAACCGGTTGAATTTCAATGTAACTGTTCCCGGCAGAAAATCGGCGGCACTTTATTGGCATTGGGCCAGTCTGAGCTAAACGCAATATTGAAAGAACGCGATCGAATCGAAGTGGATTGTCAGTTCTGCGGTGCGCAATACCATTTCGATAGAATCGATGTACAAAATCTGTTGGTCAATGCCGTGGCCAATGATAACGACTCGCCCACGCGGCACTGA
- a CDS encoding phosphatase PAP2 family protein, with amino-acid sequence MINLKNYTELGVLAMVAAANAALLVFIKIAAEVSEGETEVLDLAILMWLRSPTDPSDPLGPLWLEDFVRDITALGSPIVLGLLVLTSIIYLVLAGQRLLWLFMLLATGSGALASLGLKALFGRDRPGLSLHGMPVYASSFPSGHAMLSTLVYLTLATLIARLAPSPVLKLYIMVVALAFSTLVGISRIYLGVHWPTDVLAGWAAGAAWALACGAIARIIHLGTGETP; translated from the coding sequence ATGATCAACCTGAAAAATTACACGGAACTCGGCGTATTGGCCATGGTGGCCGCGGCGAACGCAGCGCTGTTGGTTTTCATCAAGATTGCCGCCGAAGTCAGCGAGGGCGAAACGGAAGTACTCGACCTGGCGATCCTAATGTGGCTGCGTTCGCCGACCGATCCAAGCGATCCGCTGGGGCCCTTGTGGCTTGAGGATTTTGTCCGCGACATCACGGCCTTGGGTAGCCCCATCGTATTGGGATTATTGGTATTGACCAGCATCATTTACCTGGTTTTGGCCGGACAACGCCTTCTGTGGCTTTTCATGCTACTAGCGACGGGCAGCGGCGCGCTGGCCTCACTCGGACTGAAGGCACTGTTTGGACGCGACCGCCCCGGCCTGTCCTTGCACGGCATGCCGGTGTATGCATCCAGCTTTCCGAGCGGACACGCCATGCTATCCACCCTGGTTTATCTAACCTTGGCCACACTGATTGCGCGCCTGGCGCCCTCGCCGGTATTAAAACTCTATATCATGGTGGTAGCGCTGGCGTTTTCCACATTGGTCGGCATCAGCCGGATTTATCTGGGCGTACACTGGCCGACTGACGTACTGGCCGGCTGGGCCGCCGGTGCCGCGTGGGCACTGGCATGCGGTGCGATTGCCCGAATCATTCATCTCGGCACGGGAGAAACACCATGA
- a CDS encoding diacylglycerol kinase, with translation MKGQAFNKRLRFALQGLYVAFCREHSVRAHLLAGSGVILVLLMTRPPAIWWAIAILTVGVVLMAELLNAALETLADHLHPEQHPEIGAAKDIAAGAVLIAAIAAAMVAVAFWLR, from the coding sequence ATGAAGGGGCAAGCGTTCAACAAAAGACTAAGATTCGCCTTGCAAGGCCTATATGTCGCCTTTTGCCGTGAGCACAGCGTGCGCGCCCATTTGCTGGCCGGGAGCGGGGTAATCCTGGTTCTGCTCATGACTCGCCCCCCCGCGATATGGTGGGCCATTGCCATTTTGACGGTAGGCGTGGTCCTGATGGCCGAACTATTGAACGCGGCCCTGGAAACATTGGCCGATCATCTGCATCCAGAACAGCATCCGGAAATAGGCGCGGCGAAAGACATTGCCGCCGGCGCCGTTTTGATTGCCGCCATCGCCGCGGCAATGGTGGCGGTGGCGTTTTGGTTGCGTTAA
- a CDS encoding nitroreductase family protein — MHSKPAISSFPLHDIIKNRWSPRSFDRNKAIDDDTLTTLLEAARWAPSCFNDQPWRFVVCNKNQDGTAWQTLLSCLAEKNQLWAQNAPVLILSVAMQNFGHNDKPNRWAAFDTGAACVSLCLQATAMGLATHQMGGFDAERCREHFRLPETCTPMSVMAIGYQAPAELLNEESRQTELSERARKPLSECFYFGVWSEQ, encoded by the coding sequence ATGCACAGCAAACCCGCCATCAGCAGCTTTCCGCTACACGACATCATCAAAAATCGCTGGAGCCCTCGTTCCTTCGATAGAAACAAAGCAATAGACGACGACACCTTGACAACCTTGCTGGAAGCCGCGCGCTGGGCGCCTTCTTGTTTCAACGACCAACCTTGGCGATTCGTCGTCTGCAATAAAAACCAGGATGGAACGGCATGGCAAACATTGCTGAGCTGCCTCGCGGAAAAGAACCAGCTGTGGGCGCAAAACGCGCCGGTTTTGATACTCAGTGTTGCGATGCAGAATTTTGGCCACAATGACAAGCCCAATCGCTGGGCCGCCTTCGATACCGGCGCAGCTTGCGTCAGCCTGTGCTTGCAAGCAACGGCCATGGGCCTGGCGACCCACCAAATGGGTGGATTCGACGCCGAACGCTGCCGCGAGCATTTCCGGCTTCCGGAAACCTGTACCCCCATGTCGGTCATGGCAATCGGCTACCAGGCGCCAGCGGAATTATTGAATGAAGAATCAAGGCAAACAGAGTTGAGCGAGCGCGCCCGCAAACCTCTGAGCGAATGCTTTTATTTCGGGGTATGGAGCGAACAATAA
- the msrA gene encoding peptide-methionine (S)-S-oxide reductase MsrA yields the protein MSLFSKKTALPSAEQALPGRQQAMITATQHVVSGNPIVPPFPAHLQRAQFGLGCFWGAERKFWQQPGVFSTAVGYAGGYTPNPTYQELCTGMTGHNEVVLVIFDANQISYQALLRVFWESHDPTQGMRQGNDVGTQYRSSIDVFNAEQNAAAQQSLQHYQSKLAAAGLGKITTEIRQAAVFYYAEDEHQQYLAKNPLGYCGLGGLGVSYA from the coding sequence ATGAGCCTTTTTAGCAAAAAAACCGCTCTACCCAGCGCCGAACAGGCCTTGCCGGGCCGTCAGCAAGCCATGATCACGGCTACTCAGCATGTCGTCAGCGGCAACCCTATAGTGCCGCCTTTTCCAGCGCATCTGCAACGTGCCCAATTCGGCCTGGGCTGTTTTTGGGGCGCCGAACGCAAGTTTTGGCAGCAACCCGGCGTGTTCAGCACGGCCGTCGGTTATGCCGGCGGTTACACGCCCAATCCCACGTATCAAGAGCTATGTACCGGCATGACCGGCCATAATGAAGTGGTCCTGGTCATTTTCGACGCCAACCAGATCAGCTATCAGGCGTTGTTACGGGTATTTTGGGAATCGCACGACCCCACGCAGGGCATGCGTCAGGGCAACGACGTCGGTACGCAATATCGTTCCAGTATCGACGTGTTCAATGCAGAGCAAAACGCCGCCGCGCAGCAAAGCCTGCAACACTATCAAAGCAAACTGGCGGCCGCTGGACTAGGTAAAATCACTACCGAGATTCGCCAGGCGGCGGTTTTTTATTATGCCGAAGACGAACATCAGCAATATCTGGCGAAAAATCCGCTGGGTTACTGCGGCCTGGGTGGATTAGGCGTCAGTTATGCTTGA
- a CDS encoding PAS domain S-box protein has translation MTNITLSSRLFDTLGEGIVTITSTGEILSLNATASHVFGYENAEAQGQQLANLLAEPHASACQSQLIDAIDGQADVARQTIGKRKDGSIFPMTLTLDKIQIAGETGWLGIVRDLTPQKPTETIQAHYAAIVASSADAIIGKTLDGKITSWNPAASRMFGYSEQEMLGESIEILIPPNHAGEEQAIIARMQKGERIEHFETNRRRKNGETFPVSVTISPIRNDQGDIIGVSKIVRDITARRRAEIEGREHRFRTLFDTIVDGILVIDDKAHIQALNPAAVRLFGYQPVEVQGQNIKLLMPEPYASEHDGYLRNYLTTGIKKVIGIGREVTGRRKDGSTFPMELAVSEMEVDGERMFTGIVRDITQRKQAEAEIQVNENRFRALFDTIVDGIIVIDARGHIQALNPAAVDLFGYSPHEAQGQNVKILMPEPYASEHDGYLHNYLTTGIEKVIGIGREVLGKRKDGTTFPIDLAVSEMKVGNERMFTGIVRDITQRKEIETALNRASEMAVKANQAKTEFLASMSHELRTPLNAILGFSQLFELEADLPAEYRDYAGEITRAGKHLLALINDLIDLSRIESGKLEMTTQSVKVLDVIHTSIQLVTPLANEQDISLVNTTPTSENWTVKADAVRLRQVIINLLSNAIKYNYPGGRVMLGCRRHQAWVDITVTDTGSGIPVEMQNRVFTAFDRLGRETGTTVGTGIGLVITRQIVEAMGGRIGFESLEGTGSTFWVRLPEGDNTGPALSPAAADSDRQRLSISVERHKLLYIEDNPVNVRLMEQLFAKRKHIDFHTAPSAELGLASIHRALPALILMDINLPGMNGYEAMERLKADPKTTAIPIIALSANAMKEDIERGKRAGFSHYLTKPVDLVKLLAIVDALLR, from the coding sequence ATGACCAACATCACTCTATCCAGCCGACTTTTTGATACGCTAGGCGAAGGCATTGTCACAATCACGTCGACAGGGGAAATACTGAGCCTGAACGCAACGGCCTCTCACGTGTTCGGCTATGAAAACGCAGAGGCGCAGGGGCAACAACTGGCAAATTTACTGGCGGAACCCCATGCCAGCGCATGTCAATCCCAACTTATCGATGCCATCGATGGCCAGGCTGACGTGGCTCGGCAAACGATTGGTAAACGCAAGGATGGCTCTATCTTCCCGATGACGTTGACCCTGGATAAAATCCAGATCGCCGGCGAAACGGGATGGCTGGGCATCGTTCGCGATCTGACGCCGCAAAAACCCACTGAAACCATACAAGCGCATTATGCCGCCATCGTCGCGTCCTCCGCAGACGCCATCATCGGCAAAACCCTAGACGGCAAGATTACCAGCTGGAATCCGGCCGCGAGCCGGATGTTCGGCTATTCCGAACAGGAAATGCTCGGCGAATCGATTGAAATCCTGATTCCTCCGAATCACGCCGGCGAGGAGCAGGCCATCATTGCCCGGATGCAGAAAGGCGAGCGTATCGAACATTTCGAGACCAACCGCCGTCGAAAAAATGGCGAGACTTTTCCGGTATCCGTGACGATTTCCCCGATCAGGAACGACCAGGGCGACATCATCGGCGTGTCGAAAATCGTTCGAGACATTACCGCGCGCCGGCGCGCCGAGATCGAGGGCCGAGAACACCGCTTCCGCACACTGTTCGATACCATCGTCGACGGCATACTCGTCATTGACGATAAGGCCCACATTCAAGCGCTGAATCCCGCAGCCGTGCGATTGTTTGGTTACCAGCCCGTCGAGGTGCAGGGGCAAAACATCAAGTTGTTGATGCCCGAGCCTTACGCCAGCGAGCACGATGGCTATCTACGCAATTACCTCACGACAGGCATCAAGAAAGTGATCGGCATTGGCCGCGAAGTGACCGGCCGGCGCAAGGACGGCTCGACTTTCCCGATGGAACTGGCCGTCAGTGAAATGGAGGTGGACGGCGAACGCATGTTCACCGGCATCGTGCGCGACATCACGCAACGCAAACAGGCCGAAGCGGAAATTCAAGTCAACGAAAATCGCTTTCGCGCACTGTTCGACACCATCGTCGACGGCATCATCGTCATCGACGCCCGCGGCCATATTCAGGCTTTGAACCCGGCCGCGGTCGACCTGTTCGGTTACAGTCCGCATGAAGCCCAAGGTCAAAACGTCAAGATCTTGATGCCGGAACCCTATGCCAGCGAGCACGATGGTTACCTGCATAATTATCTGACCACCGGCATCGAAAAGGTGATCGGTATCGGTCGCGAGGTTCTCGGCAAACGCAAGGACGGCACGACCTTTCCGATCGATCTGGCGGTCAGTGAAATGAAAGTCGGCAACGAACGCATGTTCACCGGCATCGTGCGCGACATCACGCAACGCAAGGAAATTGAAACCGCGCTGAATAGGGCGTCGGAAATGGCCGTCAAAGCCAATCAGGCCAAAACCGAATTTCTGGCCAGCATGAGCCATGAACTGCGCACACCGCTGAACGCGATCCTGGGATTTTCACAATTATTCGAGCTGGAAGCCGATTTGCCGGCCGAGTATCGGGATTATGCCGGCGAAATCACGCGGGCGGGCAAACACCTGCTGGCCTTGATCAATGATTTGATCGACTTGTCGCGCATCGAAAGCGGGAAACTCGAGATGACGACGCAGTCGGTAAAAGTGCTGGACGTCATTCATACCAGCATACAGCTGGTCACCCCATTGGCGAACGAACAAGACATCTCGCTGGTCAACACCACCCCGACTAGCGAAAACTGGACGGTAAAGGCCGATGCGGTCAGGCTGCGTCAAGTCATCATCAACCTGCTTTCCAACGCCATCAAATACAACTATCCAGGCGGTCGCGTGATGCTGGGCTGCCGACGCCATCAAGCCTGGGTCGACATCACCGTCACCGATACCGGCTCCGGCATTCCGGTCGAAATGCAAAATCGCGTCTTCACCGCCTTCGATCGACTGGGACGCGAAACCGGCACGACAGTGGGTACCGGCATAGGCTTGGTCATTACCCGCCAAATCGTCGAAGCGATGGGGGGACGCATCGGCTTCGAAAGCCTGGAAGGCACCGGCAGCACCTTTTGGGTCCGCTTGCCGGAAGGTGACAATACGGGGCCAGCCTTATCGCCGGCCGCGGCGGACAGCGACAGGCAAAGATTATCCATCTCGGTCGAACGTCACAAACTGCTGTATATCGAAGACAACCCGGTCAATGTGCGCCTGATGGAACAACTGTTTGCCAAACGCAAACACATCGACTTTCACACGGCACCCTCGGCGGAACTCGGCCTGGCCTCGATACACCGCGCGTTACCCGCATTGATCCTGATGGACATCAATTTACCCGGCATGAACGGTTATGAGGCTATGGAAAGACTCAAAGCCGATCCGAAAACCACAGCCATTCCCATCATTGCGCTGTCGGCCAACGCGATGAAGGAAGATATCGAACGCGGCAAGCGGGCCGGTTTTAGCCATTATTTGACCAAACCCGTCGATCTGGTGAAGTTGCTGGCCATCGTAGACGCGTTATTGCGTTAA